One genomic segment of Lysobacter sp. 5GHs7-4 includes these proteins:
- a CDS encoding amidohydrolase family protein, whose translation MLKIDTHAHYLPRDWPDLARKFGDERFPVIHHTDDGRHRIYKDGKFFREIWSKTWDPQERIDDYARFGVQVQVISTVPVMFSYWAKPHHALELHQALNDHMAQTCRAHPRHYAGIGTVPLQSPRLAVQELERCMDQLGLQGVQIGSHVNDWNLDAPELFEFFQAASDLGAAILVHPWDMMGTASMPKYWLPWLVGMPAEQSRAACCLVFGGVLERLPKLKICMAHGGGSFPYTIGRIEHGFNMRPDLVATDNPRNPREYLGRMYFDSWVADPRALQYLLDTCGVSRVMLGTDYPFPLGEQEPGAGIASLSLAPADQARLYHGTALEWLGLPLSRFT comes from the coding sequence ATGCTCAAGATCGACACCCACGCCCATTACCTGCCGCGCGACTGGCCCGACCTGGCGCGCAAGTTCGGCGACGAGCGCTTCCCGGTGATCCATCACACCGACGACGGCCGCCACCGCATCTACAAGGACGGCAAGTTTTTCCGCGAAATCTGGTCCAAGACCTGGGATCCGCAGGAGCGCATCGACGACTACGCGCGCTTCGGCGTGCAGGTGCAGGTGATCAGCACGGTACCGGTGATGTTCAGCTACTGGGCCAAGCCGCATCACGCGCTGGAACTGCATCAGGCGCTCAACGACCACATGGCGCAGACCTGCCGCGCCCACCCGCGCCACTACGCCGGCATCGGCACCGTGCCGCTGCAGTCGCCGCGGCTGGCGGTGCAGGAGCTGGAACGCTGCATGGACCAGCTGGGCCTGCAAGGCGTGCAGATCGGCAGCCACGTCAACGACTGGAACCTGGACGCGCCGGAACTGTTCGAGTTCTTCCAGGCCGCCAGCGACCTGGGCGCGGCGATCCTGGTCCACCCCTGGGACATGATGGGCACGGCCAGCATGCCCAAGTACTGGCTGCCGTGGCTGGTCGGCATGCCGGCCGAACAATCGCGCGCGGCCTGCTGCCTGGTGTTCGGCGGCGTGCTGGAACGCCTGCCCAAGCTGAAGATCTGCATGGCCCACGGCGGCGGCAGCTTCCCCTACACCATCGGCCGCATCGAGCACGGTTTCAACATGCGCCCGGACCTGGTGGCCACCGACAACCCGCGCAATCCGCGCGAGTACCTGGGACGCATGTATTTCGACTCCTGGGTGGCCGACCCGCGCGCACTGCAATACTTGCTCGACACCTGCGGCGTGTCGCGGGTGATGCTGGGCACCGACTACCCGTTCCCGCTGGGCGAACAGGAACCCGGCGCCGGCATCGCCTCGCTGTCGCTGGCGCCGGCCGACCAGGCGCGCCTGTACCACGGCACCGCGCTGGAATGGCTGGGCCTGCCGCTGTCGCGCTTCACCTGA